One Halofilum ochraceum DNA segment encodes these proteins:
- a CDS encoding glycosyltransferase family 4 protein — MRSNPTVWLVHQEATTPETGNGGRVYYYARELARRGCSVYLVAASWHHLMSAPPDLPNEGVVHKKEIESNLRVAWIRMRSYGNAHSRLRILSWFLFGWRLRRNAAAISETPDVIIASSPPLIGVGTAQALARRFGAKSILDIRDIWPVTLEKIGSISHHNPLVMMMRHLERKAYDNADHITSNLEHARRHLEAFGVDSDRFTWLPNGVPVEDVAGGENASNEPVRDVGPSAFVVGYAGTIGLSNALEYLLDAASLLEVESSVQFILYGDGKDRQRLERIVEERGITNVRFKGVIEKRHVMEALQGCDALYLGWADSSLYDFGIGASKISEYLLSGRPILHSFSGRGDPIARCAAGVTVPAGDPAAIAEGVRRLQAMDPAHRREMGARGRQYALQKLDYRVLGAELFNVIERFRARDE; from the coding sequence GTGCGTAGTAACCCGACCGTCTGGCTGGTCCATCAAGAAGCGACTACGCCGGAAACCGGGAACGGCGGGCGCGTGTACTATTACGCGCGGGAGCTGGCGCGGCGCGGGTGTTCCGTCTATCTGGTCGCCGCCAGCTGGCATCATCTCATGAGCGCCCCGCCAGATCTCCCGAACGAGGGCGTGGTCCATAAAAAAGAAATCGAAAGCAATCTGCGGGTTGCCTGGATCCGCATGCGGAGTTATGGGAACGCTCACAGCAGGCTCCGCATCCTGAGTTGGTTTCTCTTCGGATGGCGGCTGCGGCGTAATGCCGCGGCGATTTCGGAAACGCCTGATGTGATTATTGCTTCCAGCCCCCCTTTGATCGGCGTCGGCACGGCACAAGCGTTGGCGCGGCGATTTGGTGCGAAATCAATACTCGATATCCGCGATATCTGGCCGGTTACGCTGGAAAAGATCGGCTCGATATCACACCACAATCCGCTCGTTATGATGATGCGCCATCTGGAGCGGAAGGCATACGACAACGCTGATCATATCACCTCGAATCTGGAGCACGCCCGGCGGCATCTGGAGGCGTTTGGGGTCGATAGTGATCGATTTACATGGCTGCCCAATGGGGTTCCTGTTGAGGATGTTGCCGGTGGTGAGAATGCAAGCAATGAACCTGTCAGGGACGTTGGACCGTCCGCGTTTGTAGTCGGGTACGCGGGGACGATTGGTCTCTCGAACGCGCTCGAGTATCTGTTAGATGCCGCGAGCCTGCTGGAGGTTGAATCCAGCGTACAGTTTATCCTGTATGGGGACGGCAAAGACCGGCAGCGCCTTGAAAGAATCGTTGAAGAACGAGGGATTACGAATGTCCGGTTTAAAGGGGTGATCGAGAAACGACACGTCATGGAAGCGCTCCAGGGGTGTGATGCACTCTACCTTGGATGGGCCGATAGTAGTCTGTACGACTTCGGTATCGGGGCGAGCAAGATTTCGGAGTATCTACTTTCGGGCCGTCCGATATTGCACTCGTTTTCGGGAAGGGGCGATCCGATTGCCCGGTGTGCTGCGGGAGTCACGGTCCCTGCTGGCGATCCGGCGGCAATTGCCGAGGGTGTTCGGCGGCTGCAGGCGATGGATCCGGCACATCGCCGCGAAATGGGCGCTAGGGGGCGCCAGTATGCCCTTCAGAAACTCGATTATCGTGTTTTGGGGGCCGAGTTGTTCAACGTGATTGAGAGGTTCCGGGCGCGCGACGAGTAA
- a CDS encoding glycosyltransferase family 4 protein, which yields MHFHDPELIPPCLILSLLGYRVIYDVHEDVPRQILAKAWLPRPLRRPVGWLFAGVEWVAGRVFTGVVAATPLIARRFPAGKIAVVQNFPILSELAPAEAIPYARRPPDFVYVGAIEAIRGAREMVRALVHLPESGGARLQLAGAIRPDALEAEMRADAAWSRVVFHGWAGRAKIADLLGGARAGLVVLHPEGGYPDAYPVKMFEYMACGLPVIASDFPLWRRIIDEARCGLLVDPLDPKAIASAMQWILDHPEEAERMGERGRAAVEERYNWGHEGEKLLDFYRRLLSMDGTCREL from the coding sequence GTGCATTTCCACGATCCCGAGTTGATTCCGCCGTGCCTGATCCTGTCTCTGCTGGGGTACCGGGTGATTTATGATGTGCATGAGGACGTGCCCCGGCAGATTCTCGCGAAAGCCTGGTTGCCGCGGCCGCTGCGGCGGCCGGTGGGGTGGTTGTTCGCGGGGGTTGAGTGGGTGGCTGGGCGGGTGTTTACGGGGGTCGTTGCGGCGACGCCGCTGATTGCCCGAAGATTCCCCGCCGGCAAGATCGCGGTGGTGCAGAATTTCCCCATCCTGTCGGAACTGGCTCCGGCGGAGGCCATACCCTATGCCCGACGCCCGCCGGATTTCGTGTACGTCGGCGCAATTGAGGCCATCCGCGGGGCTCGGGAGATGGTTCGCGCGCTGGTTCACCTGCCCGAATCGGGAGGTGCCCGGCTGCAGCTCGCCGGTGCGATCCGACCGGACGCGCTGGAAGCGGAAATGCGGGCGGATGCCGCGTGGTCGCGGGTCGTTTTCCATGGGTGGGCTGGGCGGGCGAAGATCGCCGATCTGCTGGGCGGTGCCCGGGCGGGGTTGGTGGTGCTGCACCCGGAGGGTGGCTACCCGGATGCGTACCCTGTCAAGATGTTTGAGTACATGGCCTGCGGGCTCCCCGTGATCGCGTCGGATTTTCCCCTCTGGCGCCGGATTATCGACGAGGCGCGCTGCGGTCTGCTCGTGGATCCGCTCGATCCGAAGGCGATTGCGTCCGCGATGCAGTGGATACTCGATCACCCTGAAGAGGCCGAACGCATGGGCGAGCGTGGACGGGCGGCAGTCGAAGAGCGCTACAACTGGGGGCATGAGGGGGAGAAGCTGCTGGATTTCTACCGTCGGTTGTTGTCCATGGACGGAACTTGCCGGGAACTGTAA
- a CDS encoding class I SAM-dependent methyltransferase yields MGKEQQSDFYDSRMDRVLVPYEESPWRPIYDTVVEFLHQWNPAGPILDVGCGTGRCAEALRRAGFVNYQGIDFSGVRINEAQDYVPSFTFKQMDVFSADAEHLFAEHGTFIITEVLEHITKDRELIRRLPRGSKVIISVPNYDSAGHVRTFSSARDIDARYSDLLDFDADLLKEISRPKRPERLVWVRGAVRR; encoded by the coding sequence ATGGGAAAGGAACAACAATCGGATTTCTACGATTCGAGGATGGATCGTGTATTGGTGCCTTATGAAGAATCACCATGGCGGCCGATATACGATACCGTTGTGGAGTTTCTCCATCAGTGGAACCCGGCCGGACCAATATTGGATGTGGGATGCGGAACGGGACGTTGCGCGGAGGCATTGCGTAGAGCCGGATTTGTAAATTATCAAGGTATTGATTTTTCCGGCGTTCGGATTAATGAAGCGCAAGACTACGTCCCATCGTTCACGTTTAAACAAATGGATGTGTTTTCGGCTGACGCGGAGCATCTATTTGCGGAGCATGGAACATTTATCATAACCGAAGTGTTAGAACATATTACGAAAGATCGGGAGCTTATCAGGCGGCTGCCTCGCGGGTCCAAGGTGATTATAAGCGTTCCAAATTATGACTCTGCGGGGCACGTTCGGACATTCTCGAGCGCGCGGGATATTGATGCGAGATACTCTGATCTTCTCGATTTCGACGCGGACCTTCTTAAAGAGATAAGCAGGCCGAAACGGCCTGAGCGACTGGTGTGGGTACGAGGAGCAGTGCGCCGATAG
- a CDS encoding ABC transporter ATP-binding protein, producing MRARIKTYAVLARRVFSDGIWQQRKWSIPVVGLSIWGLVAQFSALGVAAHYVGRVQSGATLVPGVQGLDALSPVGIGLSVFMILGLLASGALAEFLAKVLSVKVRRGYAEYCIRRVLRALERAYDVSQVKKLDFGNRNDADRLLYRSIKGYATTNGRVVYVFLGAVLPGLMLSVGGVILFALDPVVTMALTVVGAVSVKFQGQTSMKAAKINEVWERSEAGAAKAYRNAVKARGSRSATEGDSRSTYSDPLKSPEVVRNLNSRDDRLKVIAESSLISGITLIAAVTVLFVSLAYRVGGGTVEWGMVILYFLVLQRTFSGLKGLMAAITNINRFYSQVSRYYKIVDTLEGQQSLQP from the coding sequence GTGCGTGCGCGTATCAAGACGTATGCGGTTCTTGCGCGACGTGTGTTCTCCGATGGAATTTGGCAGCAGCGGAAGTGGTCGATCCCTGTTGTAGGACTGAGCATATGGGGGCTGGTGGCTCAGTTCAGTGCGCTGGGCGTGGCGGCGCATTACGTTGGTCGGGTGCAGTCGGGCGCAACACTTGTGCCGGGCGTGCAGGGATTGGACGCACTATCTCCGGTCGGGATCGGTTTGTCCGTGTTTATGATCCTGGGGCTTCTCGCTTCCGGAGCGTTAGCGGAGTTCTTGGCGAAAGTGCTTTCGGTAAAGGTTCGCCGTGGGTATGCAGAGTACTGCATCCGAAGAGTCCTACGGGCGCTGGAACGCGCATACGACGTGAGCCAGGTCAAGAAGTTGGACTTTGGCAACAGGAATGACGCGGACAGACTGCTATACAGATCGATAAAAGGGTATGCGACGACGAATGGGCGAGTTGTCTACGTATTCCTCGGAGCCGTATTGCCAGGTTTGATGCTGAGCGTGGGAGGAGTGATCCTGTTTGCGCTGGATCCTGTGGTCACAATGGCGTTGACCGTGGTAGGTGCGGTATCAGTAAAATTCCAGGGGCAAACGAGCATGAAAGCCGCAAAGATCAACGAGGTGTGGGAACGGAGCGAAGCAGGGGCGGCAAAGGCGTACCGAAACGCCGTAAAAGCGCGTGGTTCGAGGTCGGCAACGGAAGGAGACTCTCGGTCGACCTATAGTGATCCTCTGAAAAGTCCTGAAGTCGTGCGAAACCTTAATTCACGAGACGACCGGTTGAAGGTGATTGCCGAAAGCAGCCTAATAAGCGGAATCACGTTGATCGCTGCGGTTACGGTGCTTTTTGTGAGCTTGGCGTATCGCGTCGGAGGTGGGACTGTTGAGTGGGGCATGGTCATTTTGTACTTCCTCGTTTTGCAACGGACATTTTCGGGCCTCAAGGGTTTGATGGCGGCCATCACTAACATCAATAGGTTTTATAGCCAAGTATCGAGGTACTACAAGATTGTCGATACTCTGGAAGGCCAGCAGTCTTTACAGCCGTAG
- a CDS encoding sulfotransferase family protein codes for MQKKRDGAIPFEFLLDFFRFLYRNRDLIEVITYADLCWQGDENYEEHYIDEWKRWKEGLKSGRIDRSKIYLLIQHDVDNNPDRTTAAIEAERSFGLRSNVMIFNEALERVTLAKQGIVRKKPYPICYETLKQAEREGFVIGYHSNAVERAEFDLDKAQEILRSDYARLKEEFNIEFFSPHGGVRGADGQSNAAIELPPDLRSKLKWVHNRHTVRVDGGYSDGGMNGQRVDVASRDPRRFIETMRPGGRYRILLHPQYYATPYSETARLASAKWYQEIIAMYGRGEWGEAVWPDTLVRKPRGVRSKGRGTWLKRFADVALRNNPTVDKYKQACSPPVFIGGDGRSGTTLASVILDSHSEMAIGPELHFNGKKLPNLGPYIMRCLVARSTKGGSSVRHGSRTDDEDAKPGIQFINRCSRAGISPNSLRDIIRRVSQERNSDIESFEDRCALVERLGQYAARESRASRWGFKIMREVKNLTRYGGMWPEACYLHVIRDGRDVAASQLAEHGSWGYRDIEAAAEGWVALVEGARSSSAGLKYREVRYEDIVSSPRETLGPIMNWLGEGWQEALLSHQENEHSVVSSSVAHPSKAQVAQPINGTSVGRYKRDLSPEEIARFDAIAGDLLVNLGYDLHEPAGEC; via the coding sequence ATGCAGAAAAAACGCGATGGTGCGATCCCGTTTGAATTCCTGCTGGATTTCTTTCGATTCCTGTACCGAAATCGAGATCTAATCGAGGTAATCACGTACGCGGACCTTTGCTGGCAAGGTGACGAGAATTACGAAGAACACTATATTGATGAGTGGAAAAGATGGAAAGAAGGGCTGAAGAGCGGGCGAATAGATCGAAGTAAGATTTACCTTCTTATCCAGCATGATGTTGATAACAATCCGGACCGCACTACAGCCGCGATAGAAGCCGAGCGGAGTTTTGGTCTGCGATCGAACGTCATGATATTCAATGAGGCGCTAGAGCGAGTCACGTTGGCGAAGCAGGGCATTGTTCGGAAAAAGCCTTATCCAATCTGCTATGAGACTCTTAAGCAGGCTGAACGCGAGGGGTTCGTGATTGGTTATCACTCGAACGCCGTCGAGAGAGCGGAATTTGATCTGGACAAAGCGCAAGAAATATTGCGATCGGATTATGCGCGCCTGAAGGAAGAGTTTAACATTGAATTCTTCTCACCTCATGGCGGCGTTCGTGGTGCTGACGGACAATCCAATGCCGCAATTGAGTTGCCACCTGATCTTCGAAGTAAGTTGAAATGGGTACACAATCGGCACACCGTCCGGGTCGACGGAGGTTATAGCGATGGTGGAATGAACGGTCAACGGGTCGACGTAGCGTCTAGGGACCCGAGGCGATTTATCGAAACGATGCGACCCGGTGGCCGTTATAGAATCCTTTTGCATCCGCAATATTATGCGACCCCTTACTCGGAGACGGCCCGGCTGGCGTCGGCGAAGTGGTACCAGGAAATAATTGCAATGTATGGTCGTGGAGAGTGGGGAGAAGCGGTCTGGCCGGACACGTTGGTGAGGAAGCCGCGTGGTGTTCGATCGAAAGGGAGAGGAACGTGGCTGAAGCGATTTGCAGACGTCGCATTGAGGAACAATCCAACAGTCGACAAGTATAAGCAGGCGTGCTCGCCGCCGGTGTTTATCGGCGGTGATGGCCGGTCCGGGACCACCCTGGCCTCGGTAATCCTTGATTCGCACTCCGAGATGGCGATCGGACCAGAGTTGCACTTTAATGGGAAAAAACTTCCCAATCTCGGTCCCTATATCATGAGATGCCTCGTCGCGCGATCCACAAAGGGGGGGAGTAGTGTCCGCCATGGCAGCAGGACAGATGATGAAGATGCGAAGCCGGGTATTCAATTTATTAACCGTTGTTCGCGAGCCGGTATTTCGCCGAACAGTTTGCGCGACATAATACGGCGCGTGTCTCAAGAGCGTAATTCGGATATCGAGTCCTTCGAGGATCGCTGCGCGCTAGTGGAGCGGTTGGGCCAGTATGCGGCGCGCGAGAGTCGCGCGAGTAGATGGGGCTTTAAAATTATGCGGGAGGTGAAGAACCTCACAAGATACGGCGGGATGTGGCCCGAAGCCTGTTACCTCCACGTAATTCGGGACGGTCGAGATGTCGCTGCTTCGCAACTGGCTGAACATGGTTCGTGGGGCTACCGCGATATAGAGGCGGCTGCAGAAGGATGGGTCGCATTGGTAGAGGGAGCTCGCTCGTCGAGTGCTGGCCTTAAGTATCGAGAAGTAAGGTACGAAGATATCGTCTCGTCGCCGCGGGAAACGTTGGGGCCGATCATGAATTGGCTCGGGGAAGGCTGGCAAGAGGCTCTCTTGTCCCACCAGGAAAATGAACACTCCGTAGTGTCTTCCAGTGTTGCCCACCCGAGTAAAGCGCAGGTGGCTCAACCGATTAATGGAACCTCGGTTGGACGATACAAAAGGGATCTTTCGCCGGAAGAAATCGCGAGATTCGACGCGATTGCGGGCGATTTACTCGTCAACCTTGGCTATGACCTCCATGAGCCTGCCGGAGAATGCTGA
- a CDS encoding sulfotransferase, producing MAILEEYSRYLEHFGETVPLRELHEQPEARGLCGLRHDVDYDIDVALEMAYWEHQAGARATYFLLPTAPYWTDERLAEKCLQLQDYGHEIGLHVNAMAQWAGGEIEDPAQTIAEQLQKLRESGVPVTGIAAHGDRRCYEHSVSNYWCFSELKPYDTFANEDGRTAEGPYESDHNRRRLHYPASHEALRPDGCRYPLWSIPMAKFGIDYHAWHLEFDRYFSDSGGDWTRSPDPLSYARGQERWQVLIHPIHWRGPPRLYFFLSPARSGSKWLSEVLQQATPLEARHEYILNQEYHNGDAAQKATAAARMLEEEPERVETLLGDAWEEISQISKDYAEVNVYLPSFINDLKRFFPAATYVHLRRNPANVVRSLMQRDWYDTPEDHAHPRLRHENVAAMTRLERVCEYVAEVNERLIVTCNSHISLEKMASGPDALETELQKLGIPYHQRLGADLIGRTVNASKSNDFPSYPDWTIEQKRQFAKIGGGVNVRLGYGEVRPRIGQGWRRAVDVFWGRFLNKIKRALGNRPKTGQYPENIRINSDRLYCGNCDVSFAAGKMVVVPYGEGRHAYVTIGGSRWNEMATTKNTASGWPTPYMMYIQGELRKEAPRNSCVTIWALSYAKDGKQIYKRRIGVLDKNRESIKFAFAPHPSSHRFDVALHISKSESASKVDLGGLELRYKSYG from the coding sequence ATGGCGATCCTCGAGGAATACAGCCGATACCTCGAGCATTTCGGAGAGACCGTCCCCCTGCGGGAGCTCCACGAGCAACCCGAGGCGCGAGGGCTCTGCGGACTCCGTCATGACGTGGACTATGACATCGACGTGGCGCTCGAAATGGCGTACTGGGAGCACCAGGCGGGCGCTCGGGCCACGTACTTTCTGCTACCGACCGCCCCGTACTGGACGGATGAGCGATTGGCCGAAAAGTGCCTGCAACTGCAGGACTACGGTCACGAGATTGGGCTGCATGTAAACGCGATGGCCCAATGGGCGGGCGGAGAGATCGAAGATCCCGCGCAAACCATCGCCGAGCAGCTCCAGAAGCTTCGTGAATCTGGGGTTCCCGTTACGGGGATCGCGGCTCACGGGGATCGCCGTTGTTATGAACACAGCGTCAGCAATTACTGGTGTTTCAGCGAACTTAAACCATACGATACGTTCGCGAATGAAGATGGTCGAACCGCCGAAGGTCCTTATGAGTCCGACCATAATCGCCGGCGCCTGCACTACCCGGCGAGTCACGAAGCGCTGCGGCCAGACGGTTGTCGATATCCATTATGGTCGATTCCGATGGCCAAGTTCGGTATCGACTACCATGCTTGGCACCTGGAGTTTGACCGGTATTTCAGCGATAGCGGAGGGGACTGGACACGGAGTCCCGATCCACTTTCGTATGCACGCGGACAGGAGCGTTGGCAGGTACTAATCCACCCGATCCACTGGCGCGGTCCCCCCAGACTCTATTTTTTCCTTTCACCAGCCCGCTCTGGATCCAAATGGCTGAGCGAGGTACTGCAGCAAGCAACTCCGCTGGAAGCGCGCCACGAGTACATCCTGAATCAGGAATACCATAACGGGGACGCTGCCCAGAAGGCGACCGCCGCCGCGCGAATGCTTGAGGAAGAGCCCGAACGTGTCGAAACCCTCTTGGGTGATGCCTGGGAAGAAATCAGCCAGATCTCGAAAGACTACGCCGAAGTCAATGTCTACCTTCCCTCATTCATAAACGACCTGAAGCGATTCTTTCCTGCAGCAACGTATGTTCACCTGCGCCGAAATCCTGCGAACGTAGTCCGATCACTTATGCAGCGCGACTGGTATGACACACCGGAGGATCATGCACATCCCCGACTGCGACACGAGAACGTCGCCGCGATGACGCGTCTCGAAAGGGTGTGCGAGTATGTCGCCGAAGTGAATGAGCGTTTGATTGTCACGTGTAACTCCCATATCTCGCTCGAAAAAATGGCTTCAGGACCGGACGCTCTCGAAACGGAGCTGCAGAAACTCGGCATTCCGTACCATCAGCGCCTCGGCGCGGACCTGATCGGCCGCACCGTGAATGCGTCAAAATCGAATGACTTCCCCAGCTACCCGGACTGGACGATCGAACAGAAACGCCAATTTGCGAAAATTGGCGGTGGAGTCAATGTGCGCCTGGGCTATGGCGAAGTCAGGCCACGCATCGGGCAAGGGTGGAGACGTGCGGTCGATGTGTTTTGGGGGCGATTCTTAAACAAAATCAAACGAGCCCTCGGGAATAGGCCGAAGACAGGTCAATACCCTGAGAATATCCGGATAAATTCGGATCGACTCTATTGTGGGAACTGCGACGTATCCTTTGCGGCGGGTAAGATGGTTGTCGTACCGTATGGAGAGGGTCGTCATGCGTACGTGACGATCGGGGGGAGTCGCTGGAACGAGATGGCTACGACCAAGAACACCGCTTCCGGATGGCCGACGCCATATATGATGTATATACAAGGCGAACTCCGGAAGGAGGCGCCGCGCAATTCATGCGTGACAATCTGGGCATTGAGCTACGCGAAGGATGGAAAACAGATCTACAAACGACGGATTGGGGTACTGGATAAGAATCGAGAAAGCATCAAATTTGCTTTTGCGCCACATCCGTCAAGTCACCGTTTCGACGTCGCATTACATATTTCGAAGTCTGAGTCAGCGTCCAAGGTGGATTTAGGCGGCCTCGAACTCAGGTATAAATCCTATGGTTAA
- a CDS encoding glycosyltransferase family 4 protein: MHVVMLVNNSCVNDSRVIKSAEALVHVGHEVTVVCRQFGDLPVREERNGVQYHRVEPVPLDWPTLKSRVRTAVIGRSRLGGVGSVRVQAPDKTQATTPSAADSQNNGETDGLARSAGKTTVPASEVTSSHDTRRSPVSGNDSGENSPKPAGVSWRCATRNLPPPVKRLAQKLLRGVKRIVRGAIRIAKKTLSKVKRLGKRIMATMYWFSETDEFGTAARRHIAELRPDAVHAHDLTTLPAGGRAAADVGGWLVYDSHELEMHRNSSYPWFVWLRRRILERKYIRRADAVVTVSESIADHLRTDYGIPRPAVVMNAPLFDANITPGTTVRQDIGLGPDDKLCVYVGNVTVNRGLDLVVRALATMPDLHFATVGPRRLATETELVALAIELGVRDRLHLIDPVAPNEVVGYIGTADVSVLPIQNVCLSYYYCMPNKLLESVFAGVPVAVSDLLEMRRFVDANACGVVMDETDPEAIGRAIHQAITARARYILSPERRVELAEQYGWPAQAAHLQALYSRFCTAMPPKSLADESR, from the coding sequence ATGCATGTGGTCATGCTTGTGAACAACTCCTGCGTGAACGACAGTCGTGTGATCAAGTCGGCGGAGGCGTTGGTGCATGTAGGCCATGAGGTCACCGTCGTGTGTCGTCAGTTCGGTGATCTTCCCGTACGTGAGGAGCGTAACGGTGTGCAGTACCATCGGGTAGAGCCGGTACCACTGGACTGGCCAACCCTGAAAAGCAGAGTGCGCACAGCCGTTATTGGTCGATCCCGTTTGGGCGGAGTCGGCAGCGTGCGAGTCCAGGCGCCTGATAAAACTCAAGCGACGACGCCTTCAGCCGCCGACTCCCAAAACAATGGTGAAACAGACGGTTTGGCCCGAAGCGCGGGCAAAACCACCGTTCCCGCGTCCGAGGTCACAAGTTCTCATGACACGCGTCGTTCACCTGTGTCCGGAAACGACTCCGGAGAGAACTCGCCAAAACCAGCGGGAGTTTCTTGGCGTTGTGCCACACGAAATCTGCCGCCCCCTGTAAAACGGCTAGCCCAAAAACTATTACGTGGGGTTAAACGTATCGTTCGCGGCGCAATACGCATCGCCAAGAAAACCTTGAGCAAGGTCAAGCGCCTTGGCAAGCGGATCATGGCGACGATGTACTGGTTCTCAGAGACGGACGAATTCGGAACGGCAGCTCGTCGACACATCGCGGAACTCAGACCGGACGCTGTGCATGCACACGATCTCACCACGCTGCCTGCCGGTGGCCGAGCCGCGGCGGATGTCGGTGGGTGGTTGGTGTATGACTCGCACGAACTGGAAATGCACCGGAACTCCAGCTATCCGTGGTTCGTTTGGCTTCGGCGGCGCATACTCGAACGCAAATACATCCGCCGAGCCGATGCGGTCGTCACGGTATCGGAAAGCATAGCGGATCATCTGCGAACCGACTACGGCATACCACGACCCGCCGTCGTCATGAATGCCCCGCTGTTCGACGCGAATATCACTCCGGGAACAACTGTGCGGCAGGATATCGGGTTGGGACCAGACGACAAACTGTGCGTCTATGTCGGCAACGTCACCGTCAACCGGGGGCTGGACCTGGTCGTGCGCGCACTCGCTACGATGCCCGATCTCCACTTTGCAACCGTTGGGCCACGCCGGCTGGCGACCGAAACCGAGTTGGTTGCACTGGCGATCGAGCTTGGTGTTCGGGATAGGCTGCACTTGATCGATCCGGTGGCACCGAATGAAGTCGTTGGCTACATCGGTACCGCCGACGTGAGTGTGTTGCCAATCCAGAATGTCTGTCTCAGTTACTACTACTGTATGCCCAATAAATTGCTCGAAAGCGTCTTTGCGGGCGTACCTGTCGCAGTTTCTGATCTTCTGGAGATGCGGCGATTCGTTGACGCGAACGCCTGTGGTGTAGTGATGGACGAGACGGACCCCGAAGCGATCGGGCGAGCTATCCACCAGGCGATTACCGCGCGGGCAAGGTACATTCTGTCGCCGGAGCGCCGAGTCGAACTCGCCGAGCAATACGGGTGGCCTGCACAGGCGGCACATCTGCAGGCATTGTACAGCAGATTTTGCACCGCTATGCCTCCAAAGTCCCTGGCCGATGAGTCCCGATAA
- a CDS encoding DegT/DnrJ/EryC1/StrS family aminotransferase: MQFIDLAAQQARIRPEIDRRINAVLAHGKYIMGPEIGELEEKLAGYTNMRHAITVSSGTDALVIALMALEIGPGDEVITSPFSFIATAEAITLVGATPVFVDIDPATYNIDPQRIEPAITENTRAIMPVSLYGQCADYDTINEIAARHALPVIEDGAQSLGATHNGRPSCGLTTIGCTSFFPSKPLGGYGDGGACFTNDETLAQRMREIRVHGQERRYHHTRIGVNGRLDTLQAAILLAKFDIFPDEIERRQQVAAAYTRLINEQTDGAITPPHIAAGNTSAYAQYTIRIQRRDAVQRALNEAGIPTAVHYPVPLHHQPVFGLAESGNLEASSKAASEVLSLPMHPYMQESNAAQVVDAACTAANRITA; encoded by the coding sequence GTGCAGTTCATCGACCTCGCCGCCCAACAGGCGCGCATCCGTCCCGAGATCGACCGGCGGATCAACGCCGTGCTGGCCCACGGCAAATACATCATGGGCCCGGAGATCGGCGAGCTGGAAGAAAAGCTGGCCGGCTACACCAACATGCGCCACGCGATAACCGTCTCCAGCGGCACGGACGCGCTGGTCATCGCGCTGATGGCGCTCGAGATCGGCCCCGGTGACGAAGTCATCACGAGCCCGTTCAGCTTCATCGCCACCGCCGAGGCCATCACCCTGGTCGGCGCCACGCCTGTATTCGTCGACATCGACCCAGCGACATACAACATCGACCCGCAGCGCATCGAGCCGGCGATCACGGAAAACACCCGCGCGATCATGCCCGTCAGCCTGTACGGTCAATGCGCGGACTACGACACGATCAACGAAATCGCCGCCCGCCATGCACTGCCCGTGATCGAGGACGGCGCCCAGAGCCTTGGCGCCACCCACAACGGCCGGCCCTCCTGCGGCCTCACCACCATCGGCTGCACCAGTTTCTTCCCGAGCAAACCGCTGGGCGGCTACGGCGACGGCGGGGCCTGCTTTACGAACGACGAGACCCTGGCCCAGCGCATGCGTGAGATCCGCGTGCACGGGCAGGAGCGGCGCTACCACCACACCCGTATCGGCGTGAACGGCCGGCTCGACACCCTGCAGGCCGCCATCCTGCTCGCCAAGTTCGATATCTTCCCGGACGAGATCGAGCGCCGCCAGCAGGTCGCCGCAGCCTACACGAGGCTCATCAACGAGCAGACCGACGGGGCAATCACGCCTCCGCACATCGCGGCAGGCAACACCTCCGCGTACGCCCAGTATACGATCCGCATCCAAAGGCGCGACGCTGTCCAACGTGCGCTGAACGAAGCGGGCATACCGACCGCCGTGCACTATCCGGTGCCACTACATCACCAGCCTGTGTTTGGACTGGCTGAATCAGGGAATCTGGAAGCGTCAAGCAAAGCCGCATCGGAAGTGCTCAGCCTCCCGATGCATCCTTATATGCAAGAATCCAATGCGGCGCAGGTGGTAGACGCAGCCTGCACGGCAGCAAACAGAATCACCGCCTGA